One stretch of Passer domesticus isolate bPasDom1 chromosome 2, bPasDom1.hap1, whole genome shotgun sequence DNA includes these proteins:
- the POU3F3 gene encoding POU domain, class 3, transcription factor 3: MAAATSNPYLPGNGILAAGSIVHADSGGGGGGGGGGMQPGSVAVTSVAGGYRGDPAAKMVQSDFMPGAMAASNGGHMLSHAHQWVTALPHAAAAAAAAAAAAAEAGSPWSGSPVGMTGSPQQPPPPPDVKGSGGRDDLHSGAALHHRPPHLGPPHQGHPAAWGAAAAAHLPSMAGGQQQQQSLLYSQPGGFTVNGMLSPPPGGQSLVHPGLVRGETPELGEHPGHHHHHHHQHPGHHPPHHGGVNSHDPHSDEDTPTSDDLEQFAKQFKQRRIKLGFTQADVGLALGTLYGNVFSQTTICRFEALQLSFKNMCKLKPLLNKWLEEADSSTGSPTSIDKIAAQGRKRKKRTSIEVSVKGALESHFLKCPKPSAQEITNLADSLQLEKEVVRVWFCNRRQKEKRMTPPGIQQQTPDDVYSQVGTVNSDTPPPHHGLQTSVQ, encoded by the coding sequence atGGCCGCGGCCACCTCTAACCCCTACCTCCCCGGCAACGGCATCCTGGCGGCCGGCTCCATCGTCCACGCGGActcgggcggcggcggcggcggcggcggcggcggcatgCAGCCGGGGAGCGTGGCCGTCACCTCGGTGGCGGGCGGCTACCGCGGCGACCCGGCGGCCAAGATGGTCCAGAGCGACTTCATGCCGGGCGCCATGGCCGCCAGCAACGGCGGCCATATGCTGAGCCATGCCCACCAGTGGgtgacagccctgccccacgccgccgccgccgccgccgccgccgccgccgctgccgccgaaGCGGGCTCGCCCTGGTCCGGCAGCCCCGTGGGCATGACGGGCAGCCCccagcagccgccgccgccgcccgacGTCAAGGGCAGCGGCGGACGCGACGACCTGCACTCGGGCGCGGCGCTGCACCACCGGCCGCCCCACCTGGGCCCCCCGCACCAGGGGCACCCGGCGGCctggggggcggcggcggccgcccaCCTACCCTCCATGGCCggcgggcagcagcagcagcagtcgCTCCTCTACTCGCAGCCCGGGGGTTTCACGGTGAACGGCATGTTGAGCCCCCCCCCCGGCGGTCAGAGCCTGGTGCACCCGGGGCTCGTGCGCGGCGAGACGCCGGAGCTGGGCGAGCACCCCGGgcatcaccaccaccaccaccaccagcaccccGGGCACCACCCGCCGCACCACGGCGGCGTCAACAGCCACGACCCGCACTCGGACGAGGACACGCCGACCTCCGACGACCTGGAGCAGTTCGCCAAGCAGTTCAAGCAGCGGCGGATTAAGCTGGGCTTCACCCAGGCCGACGTGGGGCTGGCGCTGGGCACCCTCTACGGCAACGTCTTCTCGCAGACCACCATCTGCCGCTTCGAggccctgcagctcagcttcAAGAACATGTGCAAGCTGAAGCCTTTGTTGAACAAGTGGCTGGAGGAAGCCGACTCTTCCACGGGCAGTCCCACCAGCATCGACAAGATCGCCGCCcagggcaggaagaggaagaagcgGACCTCCATCGAGGTGAGTGTCAAGGGGGCCTTGGAGAGCCACTTTCTGAAATGCCCCAAGCCCTCCGCCCAGGAGATTACGAACCTAGCGGacagcctgcagctggagaaggaggtGGTCAGGGTTTGGTTTTGCAATCGGAGGCAGAAAGAGAAACGGATGACCCCCCCGGGGATCCAGCAGCAGACCCCCGACGATGTCTACTCGCAGGTCGGCACCGTCAACTCCGACACGCCGCCCCCTCACCACGGACTGCAGACCAGCGTGCAGTGA
- the LOC135293608 gene encoding uncharacterized protein LOC135293608 — protein sequence MPVRALPAGEKRVRVPGGDTFAQTPFRIQPGAGAVVIAVITVGINYYRPRSPLPERRRRESSEVRVSAGQEELRGGGKVERKKCLIQSVTLARRLRQDSCFKGDKVLQQQHNFEKCIITTITTIIITGSFLRTPTKLAINRAKGDRGTEERKTEREAEKKENISTHKALKEEEKEKFHSERGRLRGGDVLLGERRGEGTGAF from the exons ATGCCGGTACGGGCACTGCCGGCGGGAGAGAAGCGGGTGCGTGTGCCCGGTGGCGACACCTTCGCACAAACGCCTTTCCGAATCCAGCCCGGCGCTGGCGCCGTTGTTATTGCAGTTATTACTGTTGGTATTAATTATTACCGGCCGCGCTCGCCCCTGCCCGAGCGGCGACGGCGGGAGAGCTCCGAGGTGCGTGTGTCCGCCGGGCAGGAAGAGTTAAGAGGCGGAG GAAaggtagagagaaaaaaatgtcttaTCCAGAGCGTGACTCTAGCAAGAAGGCTCCGGCAGGACTCTTGTTTCAAAGGGGACAAAGTGCTTCAGCAACAGCACAACTTTGAGAAATGCATCATCACCACCATCACCACCATCATCATCACAGGAAGTTTTCTTAGGACACCAACAAAACTTGCAATTAACAGAGCAAAAGGAGATCGAGGAACCGAGGAgagaaagacagagagagaggcagaaaaaaaggaaaatatatccACACACAAAgccttaaaggaagaagaaaaggaaaagtttCACTCTGAGAGGGGAAGGCTGAGAGGAGGAGATGTACTCCTAGGGGAGCGGAGGGGAGAAGGCACGGGGGCTTTTTGa